One Coffea eugenioides isolate CCC68of chromosome 2, Ceug_1.0, whole genome shotgun sequence genomic window, GTACTCACCTTTCATCTTGCAGAGTAATTATATTGAAATCTAAATTACCTGAAGATATTTTACTATTGGTTGTCTTGAGaaaaaactggaattttgaggTTTACAAGGGAAATTTACATTTTGTCGAATGCTGTAACTTCCAAATGTGTCTTATATCTCTTCAACTACTATGAGCTTAGGGGTCTCATGTCACCTTTTTCTTTGAATAAAAACTTAGAATTAAACTCTGTAAATGCAAATCATCAAATCATCCATAGAATCATATTTTATAGTCATTGTATGATAGTAATGTAAAGTTTTGATAATAACtctaatttattttttggtttggTTGTATGTTGTGCTTATAAGTTATTTCATTGCACAATTGTAGGAAATCGAGGAACTAGGAACTGCAGAAGGTGTGAAAGTTGATCCATCCTTTGCTGTTTGGTATAGTAAATTTCAGAGATACTGGAACTCTTCTCCCTATTATGTTGAAGATGAAAGTGGAGGTGCAAAGAGTAAGTACTCAAAACACTTGCACATTGCCTGATTTTTGTTCTGGGAGTAGTAGGATGCCAGAAGATATAACTCTGATGCTAGAACTATGGAAACTGATTGATATAATTGTCTTATCTCTTCCTGAACTTGTGCTGGTAGAAAGTCAAAGCACCGAAATAGAAAAGTATTCAGACAGGaagtctaaaaaaaaaagttcaaaacaGCCACTCTCACACTTCATAAGAATGGAGCCTGACTATGTTCCCGCCGAGCTAGCTAAAGGTTTGTGATTCTTGTCAATTCTAGAGATGTAAAAATGGTTGTAAACCCATCATTCACTATAAGCATCATTTTTTGTTGTTCTTCCaagcttctttttttcctttgcctTTTACCATATTAGTTTTGGTGTGCTGATGGATGAGAAGGTGAGAAGAAGGAGAAGCATGGTGCCAAAAGAGTGAGATGGAACCCCGAAGCAGGTAATGTGAGAATACACTTTGTTGCTTCTTTCTTCATGCTTGTGTATTTTTTAATCTTtgagttttttaatttttaaatttagcTCTGGTCAGCTCtaagatggttttggaattaaaATGAtggccttttcttttcttacttTTACCCGGTGAATTTGATGATTGAGAAATAGTTGATTGTTGACACTTCATCAATTTGAATTTATCCTTGATGGTTCTAGATTTTCATCTATAAATATTTTAGTGCCATGAAAATTGAGAAATAGTTCATTGAGCGAACACTTTTTGGCTGGCTTCATTAGCAATAAAATATTCTTATAATCCTTTTGATAATGCTTTTCAGTCTCTCATGGCAGTATTGGATAAAACTTGCATGGAATGGCAGTATTGGATAAAACTTGCACAGAACATTCTACAATTCTGCAGTCTCAGGATTGCAAATTAGATTTGAACAAACAGTGCACTTTTGGAGTCATTTTCAATCAGTTGGCTTggcaaattaaaaatttttatttgcttggTTTTGAAGCTTAGTCATTCATCTATACTCCATTGGATGATTTAAATATTGGTGTTTCTTACTTTTTTGATCTACCTAATTTGCCCTTAATTAAAGCGGTATAATAATAGATGTGTTTTAGTCATCATGGATAATTATGTAATATGCAATATACCAATTATGGAATTACCTGTAGTGGCGTTTCTTACTTTTTTGTTCTACTACCTAATTTGCCCATAATTAAAGTGGTATATTAATAGATGTGTTTTTTCGTCATGGATAATTATGTAATATGCAATATTCTAATTTATGAAGTGTTTCAGTAAGATATAAATTCTTTATAACAACAAAGAGTCTATCATTAATGGTGAATTAGTTATCAATCGATTGTTAAACTGTATCCTACCTTCATTCTAGCCGATTATATGTTACTTAAATTATGAACCGGGAGGAGTAACATATAATCGGCATATTAGTTAAACTGTATCCTACCAAAGCATATTAGTTTAAGCATCAGTTTTGCAAATTTTACGAGCCAAATATTTGTGAACAGAATATTAGTTACTCGGGAGGAGTAAGCAAGAGTTTATGAACCGATGATGATGGTGATCTGCAAAAATGATGAAGGCGTCAAAGCAACCTTAAAATAAACCTGTTAATATTAGTCCTAATTCGGGCAAGAAGCAAAGGCTATCGATAAAGCACTACAAGAAAAATCTATATTAGTGGCACCTATTTAATGGCATTTTTCAAGGGAATGCCATGGTTAAAACTTTTAGTGGCGCCTTGTCAGAAAAACTTCACTTCACTCTATGAAACTGCTGGCTTAGTGGCTTTTTTGCTCACTATGCCATTAAATGCAAATTTAGGCACACTTTGGTGGCATTTCACCTTAAGTGCCATTGGATCATAAGTTTTACTCGCATTTTctgacaaaattaaaataaaaatgaaaaaaaacacAGTTCACTAATTGATGAGATTTGCTTGCCTAATTAATGAGGTTTCCTTCCCTGATTTGCTCCTCTTAAGTGATAAGTATTTGAGTAAATCCCTCAAACATTGAAACTtactgaaaatttttcaatctAGCATTCTCTACAAATCTTTATCCACAAACCCTATCATCTAGCATCTCAATTCCTGGTACAATGGCATGCAAAAATATTACCATAATAATGCTTTTGTGGCACTTGAAAAGTGCCACTGGATTAAAAAAATGCCATTAGATTAAAATGGCATTTCAAGTGGCACTGGTATTGCTGACACTCAGGGGAAATGCCATTTGATTAAAAAATGCCACTAAAACACATATAAATTGGCATTTTTGAGTATGACTAAATGataattttcttgtagtgaaggGCTGTTTTGATGGAGCTAATGAACAAACCATAGATGTATAAGTTAGCTCAGATTGAATATTGGATGTACAAGTTGACTCCAATTGGTTACTGCAGCGTGCAGGCTTTAAAAATGATGATCCTGATCTGTATGTTTACCTGAACCCATTATAGTGTTCATGTTGCAGCCTGAAAAAGCTACATTTTTTACGAGGCAAACAAGAAGAGAGATGGCCtattttttcctaaattttcttcTGTTGCATAACATCTTTAGTGAAGGCCTTTAAATCTATTAAATTACATTTTAATTCAATTAGCTTATAGTTTGGACTGGAGTAATTGAACTTTGGTGGTTGTGTATATTGCATTAGTTGAACGACCTGAT contains:
- the LOC113763980 gene encoding DNA-directed RNA polymerase III subunit RPC7-like, translating into MAFRGRGRGRGGFGGGGFRAAKQEKFDLFPEIEELGTAEGVKVDPSFAVWYSKFQRYWNSSPYYVEDESGGAKKSQSTEIEKYSDRKSKKKSSKQPLSHFIRMEPDYVPAELAKGEKKEKHGAKRVRWNPEADMKKLDVFEKLEQKHQGQEINEKEEEEEEDEKLEEEEEEYSDDGDYNQNIDFDDDEDDFNMGDDNDDEPEL